From a single Pseudomonas cremoricolorata genomic region:
- a CDS encoding MaoC family dehydratase, whose translation MTQVSNTPYEALEVGQTAQYEKSVEERDIQLFAAMSGDHNPVHLDAEFAAKSMFRERIAHGMFSGALISAAVACTLPGPGTIYLGQQMRFQKPVKIGDTLTVRLEILEKLPKFKVRIATNVYNQNDELVVEGEAEILAPRKLQTVELVSPPNFVAG comes from the coding sequence ATGACCCAGGTCAGCAACACGCCTTACGAAGCCCTCGAAGTCGGCCAGACTGCCCAATACGAAAAGTCCGTCGAAGAGCGCGACATCCAGTTGTTCGCCGCCATGTCCGGTGACCACAACCCGGTGCACCTGGACGCCGAGTTCGCCGCCAAGAGCATGTTCCGCGAGCGCATCGCCCACGGCATGTTCAGTGGCGCGCTGATCAGCGCTGCAGTGGCCTGCACCCTGCCCGGCCCCGGCACCATCTACCTGGGCCAGCAAATGCGCTTTCAGAAACCGGTGAAGATCGGCGACACCCTGACCGTGCGCCTGGAAATCCTGGAAAAACTGCCCAAGTTCAAAGTGCGCATCGCCACCAACGTGTACAACCAGAACGACGAACTGGTAGTGGAAGGCGAAGCGGAAATCCTCGCACCGCGCAAGTTGCAGACCGTCGAGCTGGTATCGCCGCCGAACTTCGTCGCCGGCTGA
- the fadD2 gene encoding long-chain-fatty-acid--CoA ligase FadD2, whose amino-acid sequence MHADFWNDKRPAGVPTTLELDRYQSVVEVFERSCQRFADRPAFSNLGVTLSYADLERHSAAFAAWLQHNTTLKPGDRIAVQMPNVLQYPIAVFGALRAGLVVVNTNPLYTAREMRHQFRDAGVRALVYLNLFGQRVQEVYRDAGLEYLIEAKMGDLLPSAKGWLVNLLVDKVKKMVPAYALPQAIAFKQVLRSGATLRHSPVAQQRNEVAVLQYTGGTTGPAKGAMLTHGNLIANMLQVLACFQQHGDDGQPMIKEGREVMIAPLPLYHIYAFTANCMCMTFTGNHNVLITNPRDIPGFIKELGKWRFSALIGLNTLFVALMDHPGFRSLDFSALKVTNSGGTALVKATAERWESLTGCRIVEGYGLTETSPVASTNPYGQMARLGTVGLPVVGTAFKVIDEQGQEQPLGQPGELCIQGPQVMKGYWQQPEATAEALDAEGWLKTGDIAVIDADGYTRIVDRKKDMIIVSGFNVYPNEVEEVVMGHPQVANCAAIGVADERTGEAVRLFVVAREGGIDIEELKAYCKANLTGYKVPRQIVVRDALPMTPVGKILRRELRDIAP is encoded by the coding sequence ATGCACGCCGACTTCTGGAATGACAAACGCCCCGCGGGCGTCCCCACCACCCTTGAGCTGGACCGCTACCAGTCAGTGGTCGAGGTGTTCGAGCGCTCATGCCAACGCTTCGCCGACCGTCCCGCGTTCAGCAACCTGGGCGTGACCTTGAGCTACGCCGACCTCGAGCGCCACAGCGCAGCCTTTGCCGCCTGGCTGCAGCACAACACCACGCTCAAGCCGGGTGATCGCATCGCGGTGCAGATGCCCAACGTTCTGCAATACCCCATCGCGGTGTTCGGCGCCCTGCGCGCCGGGCTGGTGGTGGTCAACACCAACCCGCTGTACACCGCCCGGGAAATGCGCCATCAGTTTCGCGATGCCGGGGTGCGTGCGCTGGTCTACCTGAACCTGTTCGGCCAGCGCGTGCAGGAGGTGTACCGCGATGCCGGGCTGGAATACCTGATCGAAGCGAAGATGGGCGATCTGCTGCCCAGCGCCAAAGGTTGGCTGGTCAACCTGCTGGTCGACAAAGTGAAGAAGATGGTGCCCGCCTATGCGCTGCCCCAGGCCATCGCCTTCAAACAGGTGCTGCGCAGTGGCGCCACCCTGCGCCATAGCCCGGTGGCGCAACAGCGTAATGAGGTCGCCGTGCTGCAATACACCGGCGGCACCACCGGCCCGGCCAAGGGCGCCATGCTCACCCACGGCAATCTGATCGCCAACATGCTGCAGGTGCTGGCCTGCTTTCAGCAGCACGGCGACGACGGCCAGCCGATGATCAAGGAAGGCCGCGAGGTGATGATCGCGCCGCTGCCGCTATACCACATCTATGCCTTCACCGCGAACTGCATGTGCATGACCTTCACCGGCAACCACAACGTGCTGATCACCAACCCGCGCGATATTCCGGGCTTCATCAAGGAACTGGGTAAATGGCGCTTCTCGGCGCTGATCGGCCTCAACACGCTGTTCGTCGCACTGATGGACCACCCAGGTTTCAGGTCACTGGATTTCTCTGCGCTGAAGGTCACCAACTCCGGCGGCACCGCGCTGGTGAAAGCCACAGCCGAGCGCTGGGAAAGCCTCACCGGGTGTCGCATCGTCGAAGGCTATGGCCTCACCGAAACTTCGCCCGTGGCCAGCACCAACCCCTACGGACAGATGGCGCGCCTTGGCACGGTCGGCCTACCGGTGGTGGGCACGGCGTTCAAGGTGATCGACGAGCAAGGTCAGGAACAGCCCCTCGGCCAGCCGGGCGAGCTGTGCATCCAGGGCCCGCAGGTGATGAAGGGCTACTGGCAGCAGCCTGAGGCCACGGCCGAGGCGCTGGATGCCGAGGGCTGGCTGAAGACCGGCGACATCGCCGTGATAGACGCCGACGGCTACACGCGCATCGTCGATCGCAAGAAAGACATGATCATCGTCTCGGGCTTCAACGTGTACCCCAATGAAGTCGAAGAGGTGGTCATGGGCCATCCGCAGGTGGCCAACTGCGCCGCCATCGGCGTGGCGGACGAGCGCACCGGCGAGGCGGTCAGGCTGTTCGTGGTGGCCCGCGAGGGCGGCATCGACATTGAAGAACTCAAGGCCTACTGCAAGGCCAACCTGACCGGCTACAAAGTGCCGCGGCAGATCGTGGTGCGTGATGCCTTGCCCATGACCCCGGTGGGCAAGATCCTGCGCCGCGAGCTGCGCGACATCGCCCCATAG
- the fadD1 gene encoding long-chain-fatty-acid--CoA ligase FadD1, with amino-acid sequence MIEDFWKDKYPAGIAAEIDPDEFPNIQTVLKQSCQRFADKPAFSNLGKTLTYGELYTLSGAFAAWLQQHTDLQPGDRIAVQLPNVLQYPVAVFGALRAGLVVVNTNPLYTAREMEHQFKDSGAKALVCLANMAHLAEKVVPKTDVRHVIVTEVADLLPPLKRLLINSVIKYVKKMVPAYHLPKAIRFNDALAKGQGQQVVEANPGANDVAVLQYTGGTTGVAKGAMLTHRNLVANMLQCRALMGANLREGCEILITPLPLYHIYAFTFHCMAMMLIGNHNVLISNPRDLPAMVKELRKWKFSGFVGLNTLFVALCNSESFRSLDFSALKITLSGGMALQQSVAERWKDVTGCAICEGYGMTETSPVAAVNPAEANQVGTIGIPVPSTLCKIIDDSGAELPLGEVGELCVKGPQVMKGYWQRDDATAEILDSEGWLKTGDIALIQPDGYMRIVDRKKDMILVSGFNVYPNELEDVLAGLPGVVQCAAIGIPDEKSGEVIKVFLVVKPGMTLTKEQVMEHMRANLTGYKVARHIEFRDSLPTTNVGKILRRELRDEELKKLGVNKSA; translated from the coding sequence ATGATCGAAGATTTCTGGAAGGACAAGTACCCAGCCGGCATCGCGGCTGAGATCGATCCTGACGAATTTCCCAATATCCAGACAGTCCTCAAGCAATCCTGCCAGCGCTTCGCTGACAAACCTGCCTTCAGCAACCTCGGCAAGACCCTCACCTACGGCGAGCTGTACACGCTGTCCGGCGCCTTCGCCGCCTGGCTGCAGCAGCACACCGACTTGCAGCCCGGCGATCGCATCGCCGTGCAATTGCCCAACGTCCTGCAATACCCGGTGGCGGTCTTCGGCGCGCTGCGTGCGGGCCTGGTGGTGGTCAACACCAACCCGCTGTACACCGCGCGGGAAATGGAACACCAGTTCAAGGATTCCGGGGCCAAGGCCCTGGTCTGCCTGGCCAACATGGCCCACCTGGCAGAAAAAGTGGTGCCCAAGACCGACGTGCGCCACGTCATCGTCACCGAAGTCGCCGATCTGCTGCCGCCGCTCAAGCGTCTGTTGATCAACAGCGTCATCAAGTACGTGAAGAAGATGGTGCCGGCCTATCACCTGCCCAAGGCGATCCGCTTCAACGACGCCCTGGCCAAGGGTCAAGGCCAGCAGGTGGTCGAGGCCAACCCCGGCGCCAACGACGTTGCCGTGCTGCAATACACCGGCGGCACCACGGGTGTGGCCAAGGGCGCCATGCTGACCCACCGCAACCTGGTGGCGAACATGCTGCAGTGCCGTGCGCTGATGGGCGCCAACCTGCGCGAAGGCTGTGAAATCCTCATCACCCCGCTGCCGCTGTACCACATCTATGCCTTCACCTTCCATTGCATGGCGATGATGCTGATCGGCAACCATAACGTGCTGATCAGCAACCCGCGCGATCTGCCAGCCATGGTCAAGGAACTGCGCAAGTGGAAGTTCAGCGGCTTCGTGGGCCTGAACACCTTATTCGTCGCCCTGTGCAACAGTGAGAGCTTCCGCTCGCTGGACTTCTCTGCGCTGAAAATCACCCTGTCCGGCGGCATGGCCCTGCAACAGAGCGTGGCCGAGCGCTGGAAGGATGTCACCGGCTGCGCCATCTGCGAAGGCTATGGCATGACCGAGACCAGCCCGGTGGCGGCGGTCAATCCGGCCGAGGCCAATCAGGTCGGCACCATCGGTATTCCGGTGCCCTCGACCCTGTGCAAGATCATCGACGACAGCGGCGCCGAGCTGCCTTTGGGCGAAGTCGGCGAGCTGTGCGTGAAGGGCCCGCAGGTGATGAAAGGCTACTGGCAGCGCGACGATGCCACCGCCGAGATCCTCGACAGCGAAGGCTGGCTGAAGACCGGTGACATCGCCCTGATCCAGCCCGATGGCTACATGCGCATCGTCGACCGCAAGAAGGACATGATTCTGGTCTCGGGCTTCAACGTGTACCCCAACGAACTCGAAGACGTACTCGCCGGCCTGCCAGGTGTGGTGCAGTGCGCCGCCATCGGCATCCCCGACGAAAAGTCCGGCGAAGTGATCAAGGTGTTCCTGGTGGTCAAGCCCGGCATGACCCTGACCAAGGAGCAGGTCATGGAGCACATGCGCGCCAACCTCACCGGCTACAAGGTGGCGCGCCACATCGAGTTCCGCGATTCGCTGCCCACCACCAACGTCGGCAAGATCCTGCGCCGCGAGCTGCGCGACGAAGAGCTGAAAAAGCTCGGCGTGAACAAAAGCGCCTGA
- the hrpA gene encoding ATP-dependent RNA helicase HrpA, which yields MTDHAIDRLLQNLDHAMIADRHRLRRQLHDLRKRPDEARLAQWVEKVQASCAQVEARERSVPRIHYDDSLPIAAKRDDIKKALAEHQVLVIAGETGSGKTTQLPKICLELGRGRHGLIAHTQPRRIAARSVAARVAEEVGTPLGGLVGYQVRFEDQSDANTLVKLMTDGILLAETQHDRLLERYDTIIVDEAHERSLNIDFLLGYLKTLLHRRPELKLIITSATIDLERFSKHFDDAPIIEVSGRTFPVETWYRPLTSEQDEEGNAVEDDLTVDQAILASLDEIAAHERSQGKGPGDVLVFLPGEREIRDAAEMLRKAQLRHTEILPLYARLSPAEQQRIFQSHPGRRVVLATNVAETSLTVPGIRYVIDSGTARISRYSYRAKVQRLPIEAVSQASANQRKGRCGRVEPGICIRLYSEEDFNGRPAFTDPEILRTNLAAVILQMLHLRLGAIDAFPFIEPPDGKAISDGFNLLQELSAVNRDNQLTPLGRQLARLPIDPRLGRMLLEGARQGSLQEVLIVASALSVQDPRERPPERQQAADQAHAQWKDVDSDFAALVNLWRGFEEQRQALTANPLRTWCRKQFLNYLRLREWRDAHRQLALICRDLQLTVNKEPADFPRMHKAILSGLLSQIGQKTEDGDYQGARQRRFWVHPSSGIGRKRPQWIMAAELVETTKLYARMVAKIEPDWIEPLAGHLVKKNHFEPHWEKKRGQVVAYEQVSLYGLIVIGRRPVHFGPIDPVVSRELFIRHGLVGGEIQSRAKCLAANKRLLEQLDELEAKARRRDILADEETLYSFYEARLPQEIHQAATFDAWYRMTSQQQPDLLIMREEDVLAREASEVTAAQYPDSLKVGELRLPLSYHFEPNHPRDGVTVRVPAPLLPSLPGERLEWLVPGLLEAKCVALVRNLPKALRKNFVPVPDFVKAALARLSFGQGALPQALGHELLRMTGARVPDEAWAEAVTQVEGHLRMNIEVVDGKGKFLGEGRDLVELTARFAAASQAALDLPRSDKTDQPVQAKAFAEVAHTTQQKVAGLSLTVYPALVEENATVREGRFSTQAEAQFQHRRALQRLLLQQLAEPAKFLRAKLPGLTELGLLYRELGRVDALVEDILLASLDSCVLDGESSLPRDGAALASLAERKRGSWAEHAERLARQTLEVLKLWHGLQKRFKGKIDLTQAVALNDIRQQLGNLVYPGFVRDTPGQWFKELPRYLKAIELRLEKLGAQVQKDRVWSGELSNLWTQYKTRADKHAQEGKRDEQLTLYRWWLEEYRVSLFAQQLGTKAPISDKRLSKQWSQVEG from the coding sequence ATGACTGACCACGCCATCGACCGCCTGCTCCAGAACCTCGACCACGCCATGATCGCCGACCGCCACCGCTTGCGGCGGCAGTTGCACGACTTGCGCAAGCGCCCTGATGAAGCGCGCCTGGCGCAGTGGGTGGAGAAGGTTCAGGCCTCCTGCGCCCAGGTCGAGGCGCGTGAGCGTAGCGTGCCGCGTATCCACTACGACGACAGCCTGCCGATTGCGGCCAAGCGTGACGACATCAAGAAGGCCCTGGCCGAGCACCAGGTGCTGGTGATCGCCGGCGAAACCGGCTCGGGCAAGACCACCCAGTTGCCGAAGATCTGCCTGGAGCTGGGCCGCGGCCGCCATGGTCTGATCGCCCACACCCAACCGCGACGCATCGCGGCGCGCAGCGTGGCGGCGCGGGTTGCCGAAGAGGTCGGTACACCGCTGGGCGGGCTGGTCGGCTATCAGGTGCGCTTCGAAGACCAGAGCGATGCCAACACCCTGGTCAAGCTGATGACCGACGGCATCCTGCTGGCCGAAACCCAGCACGACCGCCTGCTCGAACGCTACGACACGATCATCGTCGACGAAGCCCACGAACGCAGCCTGAACATCGACTTTCTGCTTGGCTACCTCAAGACCCTGCTGCATCGGCGTCCTGAGCTCAAGCTGATCATCACCTCGGCGACCATCGACCTGGAGCGCTTCTCGAAGCATTTCGACGATGCACCGATCATCGAGGTGTCCGGGCGCACCTTCCCGGTCGAGACTTGGTACCGTCCGCTCACCAGCGAGCAGGATGAGGAAGGCAACGCCGTCGAGGACGACCTCACCGTCGACCAGGCGATTCTCGCCAGCCTCGATGAAATCGCGGCTCACGAGCGCAGCCAGGGCAAGGGCCCGGGCGATGTGCTGGTGTTCCTGCCCGGCGAGCGGGAAATCCGCGATGCCGCGGAAATGCTGCGCAAGGCGCAGTTGCGCCACACCGAAATCCTGCCGCTGTATGCACGGCTGTCGCCGGCCGAGCAGCAGCGCATCTTTCAATCCCACCCGGGGCGGCGTGTGGTGCTGGCGACCAACGTCGCGGAAACCTCGCTCACGGTGCCGGGCATTCGCTACGTGATCGACAGCGGCACCGCGCGCATCAGCCGCTACAGCTACCGCGCCAAAGTGCAGCGCCTGCCCATCGAAGCGGTGTCCCAGGCCAGCGCCAACCAGCGCAAGGGCCGCTGTGGCCGGGTCGAGCCGGGTATCTGCATCCGTCTGTACAGCGAGGAAGACTTCAACGGCCGGCCAGCCTTCACCGACCCGGAAATCCTGCGTACCAACCTGGCTGCGGTGATTCTGCAGATGCTCCATCTGCGCCTGGGCGCCATCGATGCCTTCCCGTTCATCGAGCCGCCGGATGGCAAGGCCATCAGTGACGGTTTCAACCTGCTGCAGGAGCTCTCGGCGGTCAACCGCGACAACCAGCTGACCCCGCTCGGGCGCCAGTTGGCGCGCCTGCCGATCGACCCGCGGCTGGGGCGCATGCTGCTCGAAGGCGCGCGCCAGGGCAGTTTGCAGGAAGTGCTGATCGTCGCCAGTGCGCTGTCGGTGCAAGACCCCCGTGAACGTCCGCCCGAGCGCCAGCAGGCCGCCGACCAGGCCCATGCGCAGTGGAAGGACGTCGATTCCGACTTCGCCGCGCTGGTGAACCTGTGGCGCGGCTTCGAAGAACAGCGCCAGGCGCTGACCGCCAACCCGCTGCGCACCTGGTGCCGCAAGCAGTTCCTCAATTACCTGCGCCTGCGCGAATGGCGCGACGCCCATCGCCAGCTGGCGCTGATCTGCCGCGACCTGCAACTGACGGTGAACAAGGAACCGGCAGATTTTCCGCGTATGCACAAGGCGATTCTCAGCGGCCTGCTCAGCCAGATCGGCCAGAAAACCGAGGACGGCGACTACCAGGGTGCGCGGCAGCGGCGCTTCTGGGTGCATCCATCGTCCGGTATCGGCCGCAAGCGCCCGCAGTGGATCATGGCCGCCGAACTGGTCGAGACCACCAAGCTCTACGCGCGCATGGTGGCGAAAATCGAGCCGGACTGGATCGAGCCGCTGGCCGGGCACCTGGTGAAGAAGAACCACTTCGAGCCGCACTGGGAGAAAAAACGCGGCCAGGTGGTGGCCTACGAGCAGGTCAGCCTCTATGGGCTGATCGTCATTGGCCGGCGGCCGGTGCATTTCGGGCCGATCGACCCGGTGGTGTCGCGCGAGCTGTTCATCCGCCACGGCCTGGTCGGCGGCGAGATTCAGTCGCGGGCCAAGTGCCTGGCGGCCAACAAGCGTCTGCTCGAGCAGCTCGACGAGCTGGAAGCCAAGGCGCGCCGGCGCGACATTCTCGCCGACGAAGAGACCCTCTACAGCTTCTACGAAGCGCGGTTGCCGCAAGAGATTCACCAGGCGGCCACCTTCGATGCCTGGTACCGCATGACCAGCCAGCAGCAGCCTGACCTGCTGATCATGCGCGAGGAAGACGTGCTCGCCCGTGAGGCCAGCGAAGTCACCGCTGCGCAGTACCCCGACAGCCTCAAGGTGGGCGAATTGCGTCTGCCGCTGAGCTATCACTTCGAGCCGAACCATCCGCGTGATGGCGTCACCGTGCGGGTGCCGGCGCCGCTGCTGCCGAGCCTGCCGGGCGAGCGCCTGGAGTGGCTGGTGCCGGGGCTGCTGGAGGCCAAGTGCGTGGCGTTGGTGCGCAACCTGCCCAAGGCGCTGCGCAAGAACTTCGTGCCGGTGCCCGATTTCGTCAAGGCCGCGCTGGCGCGGCTGAGTTTCGGCCAGGGCGCCTTGCCCCAGGCGTTGGGCCATGAGCTGCTGCGCATGACCGGAGCGCGGGTGCCGGACGAGGCCTGGGCCGAAGCGGTGACCCAGGTCGAAGGGCATTTGCGCATGAACATCGAGGTGGTCGACGGCAAGGGCAAGTTCCTCGGCGAAGGCCGCGACCTGGTCGAGCTGACCGCGCGTTTTGCCGCCGCCAGCCAGGCAGCCCTCGACCTGCCACGCAGCGACAAGACCGATCAGCCGGTGCAGGCCAAGGCGTTCGCCGAGGTGGCCCACACCACCCAGCAGAAGGTCGCCGGCTTGTCGTTGACGGTCTACCCAGCGCTGGTCGAGGAAAACGCCACGGTGCGCGAAGGGCGTTTCTCGACCCAGGCCGAGGCGCAGTTCCAGCATCGCCGCGCCTTGCAGCGTCTGCTGCTGCAACAGCTGGCAGAGCCTGCCAAGTTCCTGCGCGCCAAGCTGCCGGGGCTGACCGAACTGGGCCTGCTGTACCGCGAACTGGGACGGGTCGATGCGCTGGTCGAGGACATCCTTCTGGCCAGCCTCGACAGTTGCGTGCTGGACGGCGAAAGCAGCCTGCCACGCGATGGCGCGGCGCTGGCCTCGCTGGCCGAGCGCAAGCGCGGCAGTTGGGCCGAGCACGCCGAACGCCTGGCGCGGCAAACCCTCGAGGTGCTCAAGCTGTGGCATGGCCTGCAAAAGCGCTTCAAGGGCAAGATCGACCTGACCCAGGCAGTGGCGCTCAACGATATCCGTCAGCAACTGGGCAATCTGGTCTATCCAGGTTTCGTGCGCGATACGCCCGGGCAGTGGTTCAAGGAATTGCCGCGCTACCTCAAGGCCATCGAACTGCGCCTTGAGAAGCTCGGCGCGCAGGTGCAGAAAGACCGGGTCTGGAGCGGTGAGCTGAGCAACCTCTGGACGCAATACAAGACCCGCGCCGACAAGCACGCCCAGGAGGGCAAGCGCGACGAGCAACTGACGCTGTACCGTTGGTGGCTGGAGGAATACCGGGTGTCGTTGTTCGCCCAGCAGTTGGGCACCAAGGCGCCGATTTCCGACAAACGTTTGAGCAAACAGTGGAGCCAGGTGGAAGGTTGA
- a CDS encoding 4'-phosphopantetheinyl transferase family protein: MTTLPLCCDPIQFHWPLPQAIPGAVLASCGFDPARLHGDDFARAGIEQSDSLQRSVAKRQAEYLAGRVCAQAALQRLDGRDYVPASGADRAPVWPHDIRGSITHGQGWAAAVVAARSACRGIGLDQERLLDDARAERLAGEILTPAELQRLDRSQIGLVVTLTFSLKESLFKTLYPLTLQRFYFEHAELLEWSSEGFARLRLLTDLSSGWRAGCEVQGQFCLTDGHLLSLVSV; encoded by the coding sequence ATGACCACCCTGCCCCTTTGCTGCGACCCTATCCAGTTCCACTGGCCACTGCCCCAGGCGATACCGGGGGCGGTGCTGGCCAGTTGCGGTTTCGACCCGGCACGGCTGCACGGCGATGACTTTGCCCGCGCCGGCATCGAGCAGAGCGACAGCCTGCAACGCTCGGTAGCCAAGCGCCAGGCCGAATACCTGGCCGGGCGGGTGTGTGCGCAGGCCGCCTTGCAGCGCCTGGATGGTCGAGACTACGTGCCCGCCAGCGGCGCCGACCGCGCACCGGTGTGGCCGCACGATATCCGCGGTTCGATTACCCACGGCCAGGGCTGGGCAGCCGCGGTGGTGGCAGCGCGAAGCGCCTGCCGTGGCATTGGTCTGGACCAGGAGCGCCTGCTCGACGATGCCCGCGCCGAGCGCCTGGCCGGGGAAATCCTCACCCCCGCCGAGTTGCAACGCCTCGATCGCAGCCAGATCGGCCTGGTGGTGACGCTGACCTTCTCGCTCAAGGAAAGCCTGTTCAAGACCCTCTACCCACTGACCCTTCAGCGCTTCTATTTCGAGCACGCAGAATTGCTGGAATGGTCCAGCGAAGGATTCGCCCGCCTGCGCCTGCTCACTGACCTTTCCAGCGGTTGGCGAGCGGGCTGCGAAGTTCAAGGTCAGTTCTGCCTGACGGACGGTCATCTGCTGAGCCTCGTCAGCGTCTGA